A region from the Candidatus Diapherotrites archaeon genome encodes:
- a CDS encoding NAD-dependent epimerase/dehydratase family protein yields MKIFLTGSTGMVGKEVMEKIGNKHMIVECAREKGIDILDYAAVEKAMRGCQIVIHTAGEVDESKPEKEVFAINVEGTQKVLRASQANGVKQFIHISSVAVYGETHEEVNEHSALHPKTAYERSKKAGEDAVREYANRMAITIIRPPLIMGPNGYWKQIFRTVKKGFPLVGKGKNAWQMVHVTDLAGFIIHCIGNKKTAGETFILAEQERHTLREVVDIIADIQGTKKVGHIPYWMGMGIARIFWLIQMTTGKKQLLIPPHVRRLKKHRAYDISKAMATGWKPKLSTKEALTETYRALFPQETTKK; encoded by the coding sequence ATGAAAATATTCCTGACGGGCAGCACGGGGATGGTGGGAAAGGAGGTAATGGAGAAAATAGGGAATAAACATATGATCGTGGAATGCGCCAGAGAAAAAGGAATTGACATATTGGATTATGCAGCGGTTGAGAAAGCCATGAGAGGATGCCAAATAGTTATCCATACGGCGGGGGAAGTGGATGAGAGCAAGCCTGAAAAAGAAGTTTTCGCGATTAATGTGGAGGGAACACAAAAAGTTCTGCGCGCCTCCCAGGCGAACGGCGTGAAACAATTTATCCACATCAGCAGCGTCGCGGTGTACGGGGAGACGCATGAGGAAGTGAATGAGCACAGCGCCCTGCACCCGAAAACGGCTTATGAACGGAGCAAGAAAGCGGGGGAAGACGCGGTTAGGGAATATGCGAATCGTATGGCTATTACTATCATCCGCCCGCCCCTCATCATGGGACCGAATGGGTATTGGAAACAAATATTCAGAACGGTGAAAAAAGGATTTCCACTCGTGGGAAAAGGAAAGAATGCCTGGCAGATGGTCCACGTGACGGATTTGGCGGGATTTATTATTCACTGCATCGGGAACAAGAAAACAGCCGGGGAAACATTCATCTTGGCGGAGCAAGAACGACATACCCTGCGAGAAGTGGTGGACATCATCGCGGATATCCAAGGGACGAAGAAGGTGGGGCACATCCCCTATTGGATGGGAATGGGAATCGCGCGTATTTTTTGGTTGATACAAATGACCACGGGAAAAAAGCAATTGCTCATTCCCCCCCATGTGCGTCGACTGAAGAAACACCGGGCGTATGACATCTCGAAAGCCATGGCGACAGGGTGGAAACCCAAACTCTCCACCAAAGAAGCTCTTACGGAAACCTATCGGGCGCTCTTCCCCCAAGAGACGACTAAAAAATAG
- the ftsY gene encoding signal recognition particle-docking protein FtsY, whose product MFDLLKKKIAGFTQKVLGNVETQKPADPTPPESDMETGNANDSEVNLPQMPEESPVPDKVMDAIPDNVMQADEITRIAESEDQPAQPSKLKSEALPEMKGRDERPLTAKVGIISRMGGMLTGTLTLDEETVKAFLEEFELSLLEADVELETATALVEELHARLSNKTISTRENPTKVILTEIKAALHQIIDVEEVDVDSIVASHHPCIILILGPNGAGKTTTIAKLAHRFQQQGKKVVLASADTFRAGSIEQLQIHANALGVRLVKHTYGADPAAVAYDAVNAARAEKADVVLIDSAGRQDTNKNLLEELKKIQRVIQPHLKWYVGESFTGQAILTQARTFDTAIGVDGFILTKLDTDTKGGGVISVMHALKKPVVFFGVGQGYDDLIPFDMDSFLDRIIPMA is encoded by the coding sequence ATGTTCGACCTGCTCAAAAAAAAGATCGCCGGGTTCACCCAAAAAGTACTGGGAAACGTCGAAACCCAAAAGCCTGCTGACCCCACTCCACCCGAATCAGACATGGAAACAGGAAACGCGAATGATTCGGAAGTGAATCTGCCTCAAATGCCGGAGGAAAGTCCTGTTCCCGACAAGGTAATGGACGCCATACCTGACAATGTAATGCAGGCCGATGAAATCACCCGCATCGCGGAATCGGAAGACCAACCCGCGCAACCCTCTAAACTGAAATCGGAGGCCCTTCCCGAGATGAAAGGGAGGGATGAACGCCCCCTCACGGCCAAAGTGGGCATTATTTCCCGCATGGGAGGGATGCTCACGGGAACGCTCACATTGGATGAGGAAACCGTGAAAGCTTTCCTCGAGGAATTCGAATTATCCCTGCTGGAAGCGGATGTGGAACTGGAGACCGCTACTGCTCTGGTGGAAGAATTACACGCTCGCCTTTCCAACAAAACCATTTCCACGCGGGAAAACCCGACAAAGGTCATTCTCACCGAAATCAAGGCCGCCCTGCATCAGATCATTGACGTGGAGGAAGTGGATGTGGATAGCATCGTGGCCTCTCACCACCCCTGTATCATTCTTATATTGGGCCCGAATGGGGCGGGAAAGACCACTACGATTGCTAAGCTGGCCCATCGCTTCCAACAGCAAGGGAAAAAAGTGGTGCTCGCGAGCGCCGACACCTTTCGGGCGGGAAGCATCGAACAACTGCAGATCCATGCTAATGCATTAGGCGTGCGCCTGGTGAAGCACACCTATGGCGCTGACCCGGCCGCCGTAGCGTATGATGCCGTAAATGCCGCCCGTGCGGAGAAAGCGGATGTGGTGTTGATCGACAGCGCGGGAAGGCAGGACACCAACAAAAATCTCCTGGAAGAATTGAAAAAAATCCAGCGGGTCATCCAACCTCATTTGAAATGGTACGTGGGGGAAAGCTTCACGGGACAGGCCATATTGACCCAAGCCAGAACATTCGACACCGCTATCGGGGTGGACGGATTTATCCTCACGAAACTGGACACTGACACCAAGGGGGGAGGGGTTATTTCAGTCATGCACGCGCTGAAGAAACCCGTGGTGTTTTTCGGAGTGGGGCAAGGATACGATGATCTTATTCCCTTCGATATGGATTCTTTCTTGGATAGGATTATTCCCATGGCTTAA
- a CDS encoding TIM barrel protein translates to MARKLWFGPSGIPLAAAGKGLVRGVESIPPLGLEAMELAFVQSVYIREDAKAREVDTARKKAGIRLSVHAPYYINLNARKKEIMDASVERLYTACRMGGLCGAESVAVHAAFRHGDDTQMIKDKILEACHGIYDRLDAEGIAITIAPEFAGKVSQWGNLEEVMAIAAEERMGWCMDFGHAHATSGGSLTTRAACDAILEKIENFDSRYLKNMHIQACGITFTEKGEKYHTSFDSPESTLNWKAMLESWKAFGVGGICITECPGQEKDALLLKEYYENL, encoded by the coding sequence ATGGCACGGAAACTCTGGTTCGGCCCCTCGGGAATACCCCTGGCGGCCGCCGGAAAGGGACTCGTGCGGGGGGTTGAAAGCATCCCCCCATTGGGATTAGAGGCCATGGAACTGGCATTCGTGCAATCCGTCTACATTCGGGAGGATGCGAAAGCCCGCGAGGTTGACACGGCGAGGAAGAAAGCGGGAATACGATTGAGTGTGCACGCGCCCTACTATATCAACCTGAACGCCCGGAAGAAAGAGATTATGGACGCGAGCGTGGAACGGTTGTACACCGCCTGCCGAATGGGAGGGCTGTGCGGGGCCGAAAGCGTGGCGGTGCATGCGGCTTTTAGACATGGGGATGATACCCAAATGATCAAGGACAAAATTCTGGAAGCGTGCCATGGGATATACGACCGCCTGGATGCGGAAGGAATTGCCATCACCATCGCCCCCGAGTTCGCGGGGAAGGTTAGTCAATGGGGAAATCTGGAAGAGGTTATGGCCATCGCGGCTGAAGAGCGAATGGGGTGGTGCATGGACTTCGGCCACGCCCACGCCACGAGTGGAGGGAGTCTGACGACCCGCGCGGCATGTGATGCCATATTGGAAAAAATAGAAAATTTCGATTCCCGCTATTTGAAAAACATGCACATCCAGGCTTGTGGCATCACATTCACTGAAAAAGGAGAAAAATACCACACCTCCTTCGATTCACCTGAAAGCACATTGAATTGGAAGGCCATGCTGGAAAGCTGGAAAGCCTTTGGGGTGGGAGGAATATGCATCACCGAATGCCCCGGGCAAGAGAAAGATGCGCTATTGTTGAAAGAGTATTATGAAAACCTCTGA
- a CDS encoding DNA-binding protein, giving the protein MSEEGMENQDEMMRARAQKRYEEIENQRRMEGELDQMLASLLTPDAKTRLNNVRLVNKEKYLQVAHTLIMAARQGKLPSKIDEDQVKRLLAQITPPKKEFTIKRK; this is encoded by the coding sequence ATGAGCGAGGAGGGAATGGAAAATCAGGACGAGATGATGCGGGCGCGGGCCCAAAAACGCTACGAGGAAATAGAGAACCAACGCCGCATGGAAGGGGAGTTGGACCAAATGCTCGCCTCGCTGCTGACGCCCGATGCCAAAACGCGCCTGAACAACGTGAGACTGGTGAACAAGGAAAAATACCTGCAAGTGGCCCACACACTGATCATGGCGGCCCGGCAGGGAAAACTTCCAAGTAAAATAGACGAAGACCAGGTGAAACGATTACTCGCCCAAATTACCCCACCCAAGAAGGAATTCACGATCAAGAGAAAATGA
- a CDS encoding geranylgeranylglyceryl/heptaprenylglyceryl phosphate synthase gives MALHTQKDGLQADGIKSFPQSPQSGKVYQSLLSHAKESPGHVFLVIDPPDHQPEQVKALAQAADRAGISAFAVGGSLGAQGKLLDECITAIKSVSQKPVILFPGNIATISPQADALYFMVLFNSLDPYYLSGAQVAAAYPVSRMRLETIGTAYLVFEPGQAVGWVGSAKLLPRNIPYLGAVNALAAQMMGFQLIILESGSGAPACVPPECIAAVRKMVYLPVVVAGGVRTPDDVYACITAGADIVHVGTSIVKASEGSLEKAEQLMNELVIAAKKAGKER, from the coding sequence ATGGCGCTTCACACCCAGAAAGACGGCCTCCAGGCGGACGGGATAAAATCCTTCCCGCAGTCCCCCCAATCGGGAAAAGTTTACCAATCCCTCCTCTCTCATGCTAAAGAGTCTCCCGGCCACGTTTTCCTCGTCATCGATCCTCCCGATCATCAGCCCGAACAGGTGAAAGCCCTCGCCCAAGCCGCCGACCGAGCGGGCATCTCGGCCTTCGCCGTAGGGGGAAGCCTTGGGGCGCAAGGAAAACTATTGGATGAGTGCATCACGGCCATCAAATCGGTGTCCCAGAAGCCTGTTATCCTCTTCCCAGGAAATATTGCCACCATCTCCCCACAAGCGGATGCCCTTTATTTCATGGTGCTCTTCAACTCCCTTGATCCCTATTACTTGTCCGGCGCCCAGGTGGCGGCCGCCTATCCGGTGTCCCGCATGCGTTTAGAGACCATTGGCACCGCCTATTTAGTCTTCGAACCCGGCCAAGCCGTGGGATGGGTTGGTTCCGCCAAACTTCTTCCCCGCAACATCCCCTATTTGGGGGCTGTGAATGCCCTCGCCGCCCAGATGATGGGATTCCAGCTCATCATCCTCGAATCCGGGAGCGGGGCTCCTGCCTGCGTTCCCCCTGAGTGCATTGCCGCCGTGCGGAAGATGGTATACCTTCCCGTCGTCGTGGCGGGGGGCGTGCGCACCCCTGATGATGTGTATGCGTGCATCACTGCGGGCGCCGACATCGTGCACGTGGGCACGAGCATCGTGAAGGCCTCTGAAGGCAGCCTGGAGAAGGCCGAGCAGCTCATGAACGAATTGGTGATTGCGGCCAAGAAAGCGGGGAAGGAACGCTGA
- a CDS encoding translation initiation factor IF-6 codes for MTIKAINLRGSPYLGIFCSTTDEIALIPEFVEQKESKRIAETLGVETLPTRLADSPLIGVLSRGYGKKFTLANCTQEEEVDALRAMGIDTLVLRDTSAVGNLVHVNRHAGLISHLIPEKDRVAIEAFFGKVLHRSTIAKSDLAGACLVGNERGYLVHPKAEAAEMQKIEDWLKIPGMRTTANYGDPFIGNSILANKHGIMVGELTSGPELARIDEGLNPGLIMR; via the coding sequence ATGACCATCAAAGCCATCAACCTGCGCGGGAGTCCCTACCTGGGGATATTCTGCAGCACCACGGATGAAATCGCTTTAATCCCCGAATTCGTGGAGCAGAAAGAGAGCAAACGTATTGCGGAAACATTGGGAGTTGAAACCCTTCCCACGCGTCTCGCCGACAGCCCCCTCATTGGAGTATTATCTCGCGGATATGGAAAAAAATTCACCCTTGCCAACTGCACGCAGGAAGAGGAAGTGGATGCCCTGCGCGCCATGGGAATCGACACATTAGTTTTGCGAGATACCAGCGCAGTGGGAAACCTGGTGCATGTCAACCGCCACGCCGGACTGATCAGTCATCTCATCCCTGAGAAAGACCGGGTGGCCATCGAAGCCTTCTTCGGGAAAGTATTGCACCGCTCCACCATCGCCAAATCCGACCTGGCCGGGGCCTGCCTCGTGGGAAATGAGCGAGGCTATTTGGTTCATCCTAAAGCTGAGGCGGCGGAGATGCAGAAGATAGAGGATTGGCTGAAAATCCCGGGGATGCGCACCACTGCCAACTATGGGGATCCATTTATTGGCAATTCCATATTGGCGAATAAACATGGGATTATGGTGGGGGAATTGACCAGCGGCCCGGAACTCGCCCGGATCGACGAAGGGCTGAATCCGGGGTTGATTATGAGGTAA
- a CDS encoding A24 family peptidase, producing MVIPLIQMGANLLAGALAAYTDWKTGYIYDWITYPLIGLGIILSLLTQNWLGIVLGAGIYLIGKLAYRTGKIGGGDIKLLAGIALVQPVFGGMLFPLVVLLVATLLASIVFGFVYVGQLWKTRPRIEWKKKKWGKTMVYLLVTVGALTYMAINPIFPLLAILIFALALGSGLLYQVFEDEIKAKQFLQHLSVETIEEDEVVAIEHLDTKTKTKWGGKFPTLIGPTEAKRLKQLEIHTIPVYRNLPRFGPFLFLGMVIAYLLPEWGMILFPLGWSG from the coding sequence ATGGTCATTCCCCTCATCCAAATGGGCGCCAACCTGTTGGCCGGGGCACTCGCGGCGTACACGGATTGGAAGACTGGTTACATCTATGATTGGATCACCTACCCCCTCATTGGGTTGGGAATTATTCTTAGTCTCCTCACGCAGAACTGGCTGGGAATAGTCCTGGGGGCAGGAATCTATCTGATAGGGAAATTGGCTTATCGTACCGGTAAAATAGGGGGCGGGGATATCAAATTGCTGGCCGGTATTGCTCTGGTGCAACCTGTTTTTGGGGGCATGCTGTTTCCCCTAGTAGTCCTTCTGGTGGCGACCCTGCTGGCGAGCATCGTTTTCGGTTTTGTGTACGTGGGCCAACTGTGGAAGACCCGGCCCCGGATAGAGTGGAAGAAAAAAAAGTGGGGGAAGACGATGGTGTATTTGCTCGTGACGGTGGGCGCGTTAACCTACATGGCCATTAATCCCATTTTCCCGCTCCTCGCCATTCTCATTTTCGCCTTGGCGCTGGGAAGCGGACTGCTTTATCAAGTATTCGAGGATGAAATCAAAGCCAAGCAATTCCTCCAACACCTATCCGTGGAAACGATTGAGGAGGATGAGGTGGTGGCCATCGAGCATTTGGATACAAAAACAAAGACCAAATGGGGGGGAAAATTTCCTACATTGATCGGGCCGACAGAAGCCAAACGGTTGAAACAATTGGAAATTCATACCATTCCGGTGTACCGGAACCTCCCCCGGTTCGGACCATTCCTTTTCTTGGGAATGGTCATCGCCTACCTATTGCCAGAATGGGGAATGATCCTATTCCCTTTGGGATGGAGCGGGTGA
- a CDS encoding 30S ribosomal protein S19e, with protein MGVYDVPANDLLSQLAHAFKEQNMVQSPPFAPFVKTGQQAQRAPADPDWWYLRCASVLYRVFKDGPVGTESLRTYYGGRKNRGTKPNRHRKAGGKIIRLALQQLETAHLVQKGANGGRVISPQGQKLLNQASRTAMEGLATKVKKKRVFHKATKTESDVTAAIKRGKKEDPDKYKDKKKKTSEET; from the coding sequence ATGGGAGTCTACGATGTTCCAGCCAATGACCTGCTGTCCCAGCTCGCCCACGCCTTCAAAGAGCAGAATATGGTCCAATCTCCCCCCTTTGCCCCCTTCGTGAAGACTGGGCAACAGGCCCAACGCGCCCCAGCCGACCCGGATTGGTGGTATTTGAGGTGCGCCTCGGTGCTATACCGGGTTTTCAAGGATGGACCTGTGGGGACGGAGAGCCTGCGCACCTATTATGGGGGACGAAAAAACAGGGGCACGAAGCCCAATCGCCACCGCAAGGCCGGGGGGAAGATCATTCGATTAGCCCTCCAGCAGCTGGAAACCGCGCACCTTGTCCAAAAAGGAGCTAATGGGGGACGCGTCATCTCCCCCCAAGGGCAGAAACTCCTCAACCAGGCCTCCCGTACAGCGATGGAGGGGTTGGCGACCAAAGTCAAGAAGAAGCGCGTCTTCCACAAAGCCACCAAGACGGAAAGCGATGTGACCGCGGCCATCAAGCGAGGAAAGAAAGAGGATCCCGATAAATACAAAGACAAAAAGAAGAAGACCAGTGAGGAAACATGA
- a CDS encoding signal recognition particle receptor subunit alpha — protein sequence MGLGESLRKAFDSFSSLRVVDKDSVKQLTKELQRALLSADVDVETVLSLSRQLEEAALKEDIPKGMSRKEHLISLTYDGLIDVLGGKNNPIPEKPTSILLVGLFGSGKTTSAGKIAHYYAKRGRKVGLIAADTFRPAAIDQLTQLQSKIPGTSLYSNPKEKDASRVVQEGVVELLGQGVQTIIVDSAGRSGLDAPLVEEIQRIHRVLKPEHTWLVLGADVGQQARKQAKAFHEAVGVNGVILTRMDGSAKGGGALSACRATKAPVYFIGVGEKINDLEAFHADRYLSRVMGYGDLKGLLEKMNELKADAGMGENPLEGPFTLQTFYAQLTATRKMGPLSKVAEMMGLKMQIPQEELEVGEEKLDTYKAMMDSMTMQEKRDPEIISSARIGRIAKGSGNTEGDVRELLKHYRQLKKAVDKFKHINEESMKDPKGLQKLLGQFQKKKKIKLR from the coding sequence ATGGGCCTCGGGGAAAGCTTGCGGAAAGCGTTCGATTCCTTCTCCTCCTTGCGGGTGGTGGACAAGGACAGCGTGAAGCAGTTGACCAAAGAACTGCAGCGGGCTTTACTCTCCGCGGACGTGGATGTGGAAACGGTTTTGAGCCTCAGCCGCCAGCTCGAGGAGGCGGCATTGAAGGAAGATATCCCCAAAGGGATGAGTCGTAAAGAGCATCTGATTTCCCTCACGTATGATGGGTTAATTGACGTATTGGGGGGAAAAAATAATCCCATTCCGGAAAAGCCCACCAGTATTTTATTAGTGGGCCTCTTCGGCAGCGGTAAAACCACCAGCGCTGGAAAAATAGCCCATTATTATGCCAAGCGCGGGCGCAAAGTGGGATTGATCGCGGCCGACACCTTTCGCCCGGCGGCGATTGACCAATTGACACAACTTCAGTCCAAAATACCCGGGACCAGCCTCTACTCCAATCCCAAAGAGAAGGACGCGAGCCGGGTGGTCCAGGAAGGGGTAGTGGAATTATTGGGGCAAGGGGTGCAAACCATTATCGTGGACTCCGCGGGACGCAGTGGATTGGACGCTCCATTGGTGGAGGAAATCCAGCGTATTCACCGCGTTTTGAAACCGGAACACACCTGGCTGGTGCTGGGAGCGGATGTGGGGCAACAGGCACGAAAACAGGCCAAGGCCTTCCACGAAGCCGTAGGGGTGAATGGGGTCATCCTCACTCGCATGGACGGAAGCGCTAAAGGAGGAGGGGCGTTGAGCGCGTGCCGGGCGACCAAAGCCCCCGTGTACTTCATTGGGGTGGGGGAGAAGATCAATGATCTGGAAGCCTTCCATGCGGATAGGTATTTGTCAAGAGTCATGGGGTATGGGGATCTGAAAGGGCTATTAGAGAAAATGAATGAACTCAAAGCCGACGCAGGAATGGGTGAAAATCCGCTGGAGGGACCCTTTACCTTACAGACGTTTTACGCGCAACTGACGGCCACCCGGAAGATGGGGCCATTGTCCAAAGTGGCGGAAATGATGGGATTGAAGATGCAGATCCCCCAGGAAGAATTAGAAGTAGGAGAAGAAAAACTGGACACCTACAAAGCGATGATGGACTCCATGACAATGCAGGAGAAGCGGGACCCTGAAATAATTTCCAGCGCCCGCATCGGACGCATCGCCAAAGGAAGTGGAAATACTGAAGGGGATGTGAGGGAACTGCTGAAGCATTACCGCCAGCTCAAGAAAGCAGTGGACAAGTTCAAGCATATAAACGAAGAGAGCATGAAAGACCCTAAAGGATTGCAAAAATTATTGGGGCAATTCCAGAAGAAGAAAAAGATCAAGTTGCGGTGA
- a CDS encoding MBL fold metallo-hydrolase, whose translation MWEELGEGIYASFGSERETNAYVLVGKDVALIDSGLDINARQLKEGLSSIGLSPKEVGMILHTHGHADNFGLDHLFPRAQVWMHPADATYVNSRDSSFVMAESLQAYGLKFPQIPHHFIEKQVIDLGNFSIQVLFTPGHTKGSVSFMETNKKWLFCGDALFSTGLGRWDLTSGNKPQVISSARKILFSSPRMVLPGHGPPLKARGSASIARQLERLMVEEVPEAFY comes from the coding sequence ATGTGGGAAGAGTTAGGGGAAGGGATATACGCCTCGTTCGGTTCGGAGCGAGAGACCAATGCCTACGTGTTAGTGGGCAAAGACGTCGCTCTCATCGATTCAGGGTTGGACATCAATGCCCGACAGCTCAAGGAAGGCCTGTCGTCTATCGGCCTCTCCCCCAAAGAAGTGGGGATGATCCTCCACACGCACGGGCATGCCGATAATTTCGGTCTGGACCATTTGTTTCCCCGCGCTCAAGTCTGGATGCATCCCGCCGATGCCACGTATGTCAATTCGCGCGACTCCTCTTTCGTCATGGCGGAGAGCTTGCAAGCGTATGGATTGAAATTCCCCCAAATACCGCATCATTTCATTGAGAAGCAGGTCATCGACCTGGGTAATTTTTCCATCCAGGTTCTTTTCACTCCTGGCCACACCAAAGGAAGTGTCTCCTTCATGGAAACAAACAAGAAATGGCTTTTTTGCGGGGACGCGTTGTTTTCCACCGGTTTAGGGAGGTGGGATTTAACATCAGGCAATAAGCCCCAAGTCATATCATCCGCTAGGAAAATATTGTTCTCTTCTCCCCGGATGGTTTTACCCGGCCACGGCCCCCCGCTTAAAGCCCGGGGCTCCGCCTCCATCGCCCGCCAGCTCGAACGACTCATGGTGGAGGAAGTGCCTGAGGCGTTCTACTAA